A single genomic interval of Stieleria maiorica harbors:
- a CDS encoding Y4yA family PLP-dependent enzyme encodes MSPTCREPMVRQHCHGQVPLDARIEPWMLECMDDMRLFDRIAEFGSPLNVIHTGSMEQNVAALRQVASDRKIDFKIFFARKSNKCLSFVDQAKRSGIGIDTASENEVQQCLSRGIDPDQLICTAAVKSEALLQLCLERQICIVVDNSDELNRIVSIAKRTEHTAPVALRLGGFHHQGQKLPTRFGFDVERDRELSAHLGDLPISVLGVHFHLGGYDAGHRVAALIESLDWINRLRREGHSPAFVDMGGGFPMSYLQSETQWKKFWDAHQSALLGQRREVTYRNHGLGLTVHQGEIIGKPNSYPYYQSPTKGDWLRSILDFPVAGVSIAKRIASSNVQLRCEPGRSLMDGCGMTVAGVEFRKQNAEGHWLIGLSMNRTQCRTSSDDFLVDPILLPCGRHDRQMKSGFLVGAYCTESELLSLRHLVFPHGVRCGDLVVFPNTAGYLMHFLESRSHQFPLAKNYVWQSDSLDPIDHQRICASTV; translated from the coding sequence ATGTCGCCCACATGTCGAGAACCAATGGTCCGCCAGCATTGCCATGGGCAGGTGCCGCTTGATGCTCGAATCGAACCTTGGATGCTCGAGTGCATGGACGACATGCGGTTGTTCGATCGGATCGCCGAATTCGGATCTCCCTTGAACGTGATTCACACCGGTTCGATGGAGCAAAATGTTGCTGCTTTACGACAGGTGGCATCCGATCGAAAGATCGACTTCAAAATCTTTTTCGCCCGCAAGTCCAATAAGTGTCTGTCCTTCGTGGACCAAGCCAAACGCTCCGGAATCGGCATCGACACGGCCAGCGAGAACGAGGTTCAGCAGTGTCTGTCGCGCGGGATTGATCCCGATCAACTGATTTGTACGGCAGCGGTCAAAAGCGAAGCGCTGCTGCAACTGTGTCTCGAACGTCAGATTTGTATCGTCGTCGACAATTCGGATGAACTGAATCGCATCGTCTCGATCGCGAAACGAACCGAGCATACGGCTCCTGTCGCACTGCGTCTGGGCGGATTTCATCATCAAGGACAAAAGTTGCCCACCCGATTCGGATTTGACGTCGAGAGAGATCGCGAGTTGTCCGCGCATTTAGGCGATTTGCCGATCTCTGTTTTGGGAGTCCATTTTCATCTGGGCGGTTATGACGCGGGCCATCGTGTGGCTGCGTTAATCGAATCTCTCGACTGGATCAACCGTCTCCGCCGCGAAGGGCACTCTCCGGCCTTTGTCGATATGGGAGGCGGATTCCCGATGTCCTACTTGCAGTCGGAAACGCAATGGAAAAAGTTTTGGGACGCTCATCAAAGCGCACTGTTGGGGCAACGTCGTGAAGTGACGTACCGAAATCATGGGTTGGGGCTGACCGTTCATCAAGGAGAGATCATCGGCAAGCCGAACTCGTATCCATATTATCAATCACCAACGAAAGGCGACTGGTTGCGGAGCATCCTGGACTTTCCCGTCGCGGGCGTTTCGATCGCCAAACGGATCGCATCGTCGAATGTCCAGTTGCGTTGTGAGCCCGGCCGCAGCCTGATGGACGGTTGCGGTATGACGGTGGCTGGTGTTGAGTTCCGCAAACAGAATGCGGAAGGACACTGGTTGATCGGGCTATCGATGAATCGCACCCAATGCCGGACTTCGAGCGACGATTTCCTTGTCGATCCGATTTTGCTGCCGTGTGGTCGTCACGATCGTCAGATGAAATCTGGATTCTTGGTCGGCGCGTACTGCACCGAATCCGAACTGCTTTCACTCCGGCACTTGGTTTTTCCTCACGGAGTCCGCTGCGGCGATCTCGTCGTCTTTCCTAATACTGCAGGCTATCTGATGCACTTTTTGGAAAGTCGATCTCATCAGTTCCCGCTGGCAAAAAACTATGTCTGGCAGAGTGACTCGCTCGACCCGATTGATCACCAACGGATTTGCGCGAGCACGGTTTGA
- a CDS encoding AraC family transcriptional regulator — MADDTIPKTSQTHSTTDQAQTRNAFSYLPVSDAAIGLGFYLTGAGMDEVAPNAPYPQQHHPELYDFKWDQGRVLPEFQFVYVHQGRGEFESDEHGHIEVNAGTMILLFPGVWHRYRPMKETGWTEYWISIGGEMLFSLQNRGFLDPARPILRLSHSEKVVDQYKKIIDFVTRHPDQQPASLCAKALTITAEVLDETEHFGMTPETLADEVDPVTRKALLTIWNHSHRKLSVAMIAKQIGVTTRTLERHFRTTTGQSVLEHITGCRLDRARRMLRETTLPIKYIAYAAGFSSLSHMCRVFQRIESRTPSDYRAENHGRAE, encoded by the coding sequence ATGGCGGACGACACGATTCCAAAGACCAGCCAGACCCATTCAACAACCGACCAGGCCCAAACCCGAAACGCCTTCAGTTATCTGCCGGTGTCGGATGCGGCCATCGGTCTCGGTTTCTATTTGACCGGGGCAGGGATGGACGAGGTGGCGCCGAACGCGCCCTATCCGCAGCAGCACCATCCCGAACTCTACGATTTTAAATGGGATCAAGGGCGTGTCTTGCCGGAGTTCCAATTCGTCTACGTGCATCAAGGTCGCGGAGAATTCGAATCGGACGAACATGGGCACATCGAAGTCAACGCAGGAACCATGATCCTGTTGTTCCCGGGTGTATGGCACCGGTATCGACCGATGAAAGAAACAGGTTGGACGGAGTATTGGATTTCGATCGGAGGGGAGATGCTGTTTAGCTTGCAAAATCGAGGCTTCCTGGATCCCGCTCGACCCATCTTGCGTTTGAGCCATTCCGAGAAAGTCGTCGATCAGTACAAAAAGATCATCGACTTTGTCACCAGGCATCCCGACCAACAGCCTGCTTCGCTGTGTGCAAAGGCGTTGACGATCACTGCCGAGGTGCTGGACGAAACGGAGCACTTTGGCATGACGCCGGAGACGTTGGCTGATGAAGTTGATCCGGTCACTCGCAAGGCATTGCTGACGATTTGGAACCACAGTCACCGTAAGTTGTCCGTCGCGATGATCGCCAAGCAAATCGGTGTCACCACCCGGACGCTGGAACGGCACTTCCGCACGACAACGGGCCAATCCGTGCTCGAGCACATCACCGGATGCCGTCTCGACCGTGCGCGCAGAATGCTCCGCGAAACGACGTTGCCGATCAAGTACATCGCGTACGCGGCGGGATTTAGCTCGCTGAGCCACATGTGCAGGGTCTTTCAACGCATCGAGTCGAGGACCCCGAGCGACTACCGAGCAGAAAACCATGGCCGGGCCGAATAA